A genome region from Chiroxiphia lanceolata isolate bChiLan1 chromosome 5, bChiLan1.pri, whole genome shotgun sequence includes the following:
- the LOC116787676 gene encoding probable G-protein coupled receptor 19, translating to MAKFAQSMDNSSSPFLLPTLLLLLQNTSNPETSIPPAGYEMTESSPTGPGSSRNHTLLDYGLRPGEIAAASMVWGVLWLVSILGNFLVCLVIHRSRRTQSTTNYFVVSMACADLLTSVVSAPFLLLQLTYGRWMLGNGMCKLVRYIQYLTPAVQIYVLFSIGVDRFYTIVHPLSFKVSREKAKKMILASWLCGALFASPVCFLYSSNSDHHCNFFLPNSWQGTVYSITHLLVVFLIPSLLIILFYKRVIKYIWRIGTDGMTVRRTTNIVPRTKVKTIKMFLMLNSMFLLSCLPFYMVQLWHPQETDYRKSSLVFLAITWISFSSSASKPTLYSIYNANFRRGMKETFCMSAMKCYRSNAYTITTSSRIAKKNHVGIVDIPATAKSVTKDSTYDAFNRETKERKLAWPIPSNPPNTFV from the coding sequence ATGGCCAAGTTTGCCCAAAGCATGGATAACAGCAGCagtcctttccttctccctaccctactgctcctgctgcagaacaCGAGCAACCCCGAaacctccatccctcctgctggctATGAGATGACAGAATCGTCACCCACAGGACCTGGCTCAAGCAGGAACCACACTCTCTTAGACTACGGACTGAGGCCAGGGGAAATTGCAGCAGCCAGCATGGTTTGGGGAGTGTTGTGGCTGGTTTCCATCTTGGGAAACTTCCTTGTCTGCTTAGTGAtccacaggagcaggaggacaCAATCCACCACCAACTATTTTGTGGTCTCCATGGCTTGTGCAGACTTGCTCACCAGTGTTGTGAGTGcgcccttcctgctgctccagttgACCTACGGCAGGTGGATGCTGGGGAACGGGATGTGCAAGCTGGTGAGGTACATACAGTACCTCACCCCGGCAGTCCAGATCTACGTGCTCTTCTCCATAGGCGTGGATCGATTCTACACTATTGTCCATCCCCTGAGCTTCAAAGTGTCCAGGGAGAAAGCCAAGAAAATGATTCTGGCCTCTTGGCTCTGTGGTGCTCTGTTTGCATCACCAGTTTGTTTTCTCTACAGCTCCAACAGTGATCACCACTGCAACTTTTTTCTACCCAATTCTTGGCAAGGAACCGTCTATAGTATCACCCACCTCTTGGTGGTGTTTTTGATCCCATCCCTCCTCATTATCCTCTTTTACAAGAGAGTAATTAAGTACATTTGGAGAATAGGCACAGATGGAATGACTGTCAGGAGGACAACAAATATTGTCCCAAGAACAAAAGTGAAAACCATCAAGATGTTCTTAATGTTAAACTCGATGTTTCTCCTGTCCTGTCTCCCTTTCTACATGGTACAGCTGTGGCACCCACAGGAAACAGACTATAGAAAGAGCTCCTTGGTATTCCTGGCTATCACCTGGATCTCTTTTAGTTCCTCAGCCTCTAAGCCAACCCTCTACTCCATCTATAATGCAAACTTCAGAAGGGGGATGAAAGAAACTTTTTGCATGTCTGCCATGAAATGCTACAGAAGCAATGCATACACCATCACCACCAGTTCCAggatagcaaaaaaaaatcatgttggTATTGTAGATATTCCAGCGACGGCCAAAAGTGTCACCAAAGACTCCACCTATGATGCTTTTAACAGAGAAACCAAGGAAAGAAAGCTTGCCTGGCCTATTCCATCCAATCCCCCAAATACATTTGTCTAG